One window from the genome of Anopheles merus strain MAF chromosome 3R, AmerM5.1, whole genome shotgun sequence encodes:
- the LOC121597256 gene encoding protein spaetzle 3 isoform X1, protein MALVNYTLPFGNIQAPTWATASPLQNQHASAVNNLLYGPAGHQGDDQDYYKNAPYAPPQRQAKQSPQQQQHSIQYRQTPRNNYLPPPSFVPPGANYSPGPTPPPQAQQSPPAPGRTYGEGSYADGSPTNGGTPAQQQQQQPAQQPPPAQQPAYYEYSSGSYATQPGRPFAEQHANPETGTNYRSSTPQQAAAPAPPAVPRTPANVQGGAGSYVQRPAVFASVGPAGTRTSIHPVLDYDEEDDDDYYDEAVEVTPIVGISDNRKNSRMPTVTPIQGPIFIKNGTVPVVPLFAYPQVSNGTFIQIPIWWTALSVALGLSIHGDVIRGVPCIKKYHQLFCPTAGNTYPSDKIEMFIDENKALMKRMYGDFEMASRLPSAGPGRKRKRSTPGDPYDDGDDFTLLPELMDLYGEPGGEVRIGGDSYFSKLRKKRQNTSSRGSNNGGRGGSSSSGGSGTNARQTATPANGNGGGTGESNTGRVDACESKIEIVTPYWATNSAGKVRAIVNTQHFEQAIHQEVCSSKTQTNRCSGDCGCEQKYKWHRLLAYDPDNDCKGIFMDWFLFPSCCVCRCNP, encoded by the exons ATGGCGCTAGTGAACTATACCCTGCCCTTTGGCAACATTCAGGCCCCGACGTGGGCCACCGCAAGTCCGCTGCAAAACCAGCACGCCTCGGCTGTGAACAATCTGCTGTACGGTCCCGCCGGTCATCAGGGCGACGATCAGGACTACTACAAAAATGCACCCTATGCACCACCGCAGCGGCAAGCAAAGCAATctcctcagcagcagcaacactctATTCAGTACCGACAGACGCCCCGCAACAACTACTTGCCTCCTCCATCGTTCGTACCGCCCGGCGCTAACTATTCACCCGGACCGACGCCACCTCCGCAAGCACAGCAATCCCCGCCGGCGCCGGGTCGAACGTACGGTGAAGGTTCGTACGCGGACGGCAGCCCAACGAACGGGGGCACCCcagctcagcagcagcagcagcaacccgcACAGCAACCACCACCGGCACAGCAGCCCGCCTACTACGAGTACTCGTCGGGGAGCTACGCCACGCAACCGGGGCGCCCGTTTGCGGAGCAGCACGCCAACCCGGAGACCGGGACGAACTATCGCAGCAGTACGCCGCAGCAGGCGGCGGCACCGGCCCCGCCGGCGGTACCGCGAACGCCCGCGAACGTTCAGGGCGGCGCCGGCAGCTACGTCCAGCGGCCGGCCGTGTTTGCGAGCGTGGGACCGGCCGGGACGCGCACCTCCATCCATCCGGTGCTGGACtacgacgaggaggacgatgaCGATTACTACGACGAAGCGGTGGAGGTGACTCCGATTGTTGGGATCTCAG ATAATCGTAAAAACTCTCGCATGCCAACAGTCACACCGATCCAGGGGCCCATATTTATAAAGAATGGGACCGTTCCTGTCGTGCCATTATTCGCCTATCCTCAAGTCAGCAACGGAACGTTCATCCAAATACCG ATCTGGTGGACAGCTTTATCCGTCGCGCTCGGGCTCAGCATTCACGGAGATGTCATCAGAGGTGTTCCCTGCATAAAGAAGTACCATCAACTGTTCTGCCCGACGGCGGGCAATACCTATCCTAG CGACAAGATTGAGATGTTCATCGACGAGAACAAAGCACTAATGAAGCGAATGTACGGTGACTTCGAGATGGCATCACGGTTACCATCGGCCGGGCCGGGGCGGAAGCGAAAGCGGAGCACGCCCGGCGACCCGTACGACGATGGCGACGACTTTACGCTGCTGCCCGAGCTGATGGACCTGTACGGGGAGCCGGGCGGCGAGGTACGGATCGGGGGCGACTCGTACTTCAGCAAGCTGCGCAAGAAGCGCCAGAACACCAGCTCCAGGGGCAGCAATAACGGAGGGCGTGGGGGAAGCTCCAGCAGCGGAGGATCGGGCACGAACGCACGCCAGACGGCCACACCGGCGAATGGAAATGGGGGTGGCACGGGCGAATCCAACACGGGCAG GGTTGATGCGTGCGAATCGAAGATCGAGATAGTGACGCCATACTGGGCGACGAATTCGGCCGGCAAGGTGCGCGCCATCGTCAACACGCAGCACTTTGAGCAGGCGATCCACCAGGAAGTGTGTTC CAGTAAAACCCAAACGAACCGTTGCTCCGGCGACTGTGGCTGTGAGCAGAAGTACAAATGGCACCGACTGCTAGCGTACGATCCGGACAACGACTGTAAGGGCATCTTTATGGACTGGTTCCTGTTTCCGTCCTGCTGCGTCTGCCGGTGCAATCCTTAG
- the LOC121597120 gene encoding sodium-coupled monocarboxylate transporter 1-like yields MDEETILLEDSSVELASVSNIESTTAPPSTFSPVTIVTQIITETTKLLIDSTTQSTSTAVSSTTGTPSTAAMETSTITPETTVTDTSTVAATESILATSTMSTITEALLFSWFDYTIFALLLLLSTFIGVYFGFLSKIKQNNKKEYLLGGKTMNKFPVSASLIASHVSGITMLGVPSEMYSHGTQYWMFIIPAFTVALLMRTIYLPVFYDLQVTSAFTYLELRFDKFVRSAASLVYALQCIIYIPIVIYVPALAFSQVTGVNLHVITPIICVICIFYTTVGGLRAVVWTDTLQFVLMIGACIAVIVLGISSVGGFMEVWEAADRGKRLIFFNMDPNPFVRTSFWTVCLGLTTLWVSNLAVNQGCVQRFLAVPDLRVAKNSLIIFTAGLIFVKSCSCFIGLLIYAKYETCDPYSTHKITKIDQILPYYIMDVGSKIPGLPGLFVSGIFSAALSTMSSVLNTLAGTIYEDFIHHRMPNASEKKASNIMKMLVVVLGFLVLGLVFVAERMGQVMHIAISSSGVTSGTMLGMFTAGMISRRMNTKGIISAAVVSMVLTGTIMTGAQLNPKPPMLPLRTDGCDAGVIANVTSILSSTVPETVEADTIPFIFKLSFMHYSLLGLISFFVVAFVVSELTGGGDISDERLLAPFRRSPEKLEKEMTLLKHNIKYEEIDMALKELQKPSDLEKK; encoded by the exons ATGGACGAGGAGACAATCTTGCTGGAGGACTCTAGCGTAGAGCTGGCTAGCGTCTCCAACATCGAGAGTACAACTGCACCACCTTCCACCTTCAGCCCAGTAACGATCGTTACACAGATTATTACCGAAACTACCAAGCTATTGATCGATTCGACGACCCAGAGTACGTCTACGGCCGTTTCTTCTACGACCGGCACACCAAGCACAGCAGCCATGGAAACTTCGACGATCACGCCTGAAACTACCGTAACGGATACGTCCACCGTCGCCGCAACCGAAAGTATCCTAGCGACCAGCACAATGTCTACCATAACGGAGGCATTGCTGTTCTCCTGGTTTGACTACACGATCTTCGCACTGCTACTACTTCTTTCCACCTTCATCGGTGTGTACTTTGGCTTTCTGTCCAAGATCAAGCAGAACAACAAGAAGGAATATCTGCTCGGGGGTAAAACGATGAACAAATTCCCAGTATCAGCTTCCCTTATTGCAAG TCACGTATCCGGGATTACAATGCTGGGAGTGCCTTCGGAGATGTACAGCCACGGAACGCAGTACTGGATGTTCATCATTCCTGCCTTTACG GTTGCACTCCTGATGAGAACGATCTATCTGCCAGTGTTCTACGATCTGCAGGTAACGTCCGCCTTCACCTATCTCGAGCTGCGCTTCGACAAGTTCGTCCGTTCCGCGGCAAGTCTGGTGTACGCGCTGCAGTGCATCATCTACATCCCGATCGTGATCTACGTGCCGGCGCTTGCCTTCAGCCAGGTGACGGGCGTTAATCTTCACGTCATAACACCGATCATCTGTGTGATCTGCATCTTCTACACCACGGTCGGTGGACTGCGGGCTGTCGTGTGGACCGATACGCTACAGTTTGTGCTGATGATTGGAGCGTGCATTGCGGTGATTGTGCTGGGCATTAGCTCGGTCGGAGGGTTCATGGAGGTGTGGGAAGCCGCTGACCGTGGAAAGCGCCTCATCTTCTTCAA TATGGACCCTAACCCATTCGTTCGAACATCGTTCTGGACGGTCTGCTTAGGTCTGACGACCCTCTGGGTCTCCAACCTTGCAGTGAACCAGGGCTGCGTACAGCGCTTCCTAGCTGTGCCCGACCTCCGGGTGGCCAAAAACTCACTCATCATCTTCACCGCCGGACTGATTTTCGTCAAGAGCTGCTCGTGCTTCATCGGCCTGCTCATCTACGCCAAGTACGAGACGTGCGATCCTTACTCCACGCACAAGATCACCAAGATCGATCAAATCCTACCGTACTACATCATGGACGTTGGTAGCAAGATTCCCGGCCTACCCGGGCTGTTCGTGTCCGGTATCTTCTCCGCTGCCCTGTCGACGATGTCCTCCGTGCTGAACACGCTAGCAGGTACGATCTACGAAGACTTCATCCACCACCGGATGCCGAATGCAAGCGAGAAGAAGGCCAGCAACATCATGAAGATGCTGGTTGTGGTGTTGGGTTTTCTGGTGCTCGGGCTGGTGTTCGTGGCCGAACGGATGGGACAGGTGATGCACATTGCCATCTCGTCCTCCGGTGTCACTTCCGGTACGATGTTGGGCATGTTCACGGCCGGTATGATATCGCGGCGCATGAACACGAAGGGTATCATCAGTGCAGCCGTTGTGTCGATGGTGCTCACGGGCACGATCATGACCGGAGCTCAGCTTAATCCTAAACCTCCAATGCTTCCGCTACGCACGGATGGATGTGACGCTGGTGTTATCGCTAATGTAACCTCCATTTTGAGCAGCACGGTCCCGGAGACGGTCGAAGCTGACACTATTCCATTCATCTTTAAGCTAAGCTTTATGCACTACTCGCTTTTGGGATTGATTAGCTTCTTCGTGGTCGCGTTCGTGGTGAGTGAACTGACCGGTGGCGGTGACATCAGTGACGAGCGGTTATTGGCACCGTTCCGGCGCAGCCCGGAAAAGCTCGAGAAGGAAATGACACTGTTGAAGCACAACATCAAGTACGAGGAGATCGATATGGCGCTGAAGGAGCTACAGAAACCGTCGGAtttggaaaagaaataa
- the LOC121597256 gene encoding protein spaetzle 3 isoform X2, whose product MALVNYTLPFGNIQAPTWATASPLQNQHASAVNNLLYGPAGHQGDDQDYYKNAPYAPPQRQAKQSPQQQQHSIQYRQTPRNNYLPPPSFVPPGANYSPGPTPPPQAQQSPPAPGRTYGEGSYADGSPTNGGTPAQQQQQQPAQQPPPAQQPAYYEYSSGSYATQPGRPFAEQHANPETGTNYRSSTPQQAAAPAPPAVPRTPANVQGGAGSYVQRPAVFASVGPAGTRTSIHPVLDYDEEDDDDYYDEAVEVTPIVGISDNRKNSRMPTVTPIQGPIFIKNGTVPVVPLFAYPQVSNGTFIQIPIWWTALSVALGLSIHGDVIRGVPCIKKYHQLFCPTAGNTYPSDKIEMFIDENKALMKRMYGDFEMASRLPSAGPGRKRKRSTPGDPYDDGDDFTLLPELMDLYGEPGGEVRIGGDSYFSKLRKKRQNTSSRGSNNGGRGGSSSSGGSGTNARQTATPANGNGGGTGESNTGRVDACESKIEIVTPYWATNSAGKVRAIVNTQHFEQAIHQEVCSKTQTNRCSGDCGCEQKYKWHRLLAYDPDNDCKGIFMDWFLFPSCCVCRCNP is encoded by the exons ATGGCGCTAGTGAACTATACCCTGCCCTTTGGCAACATTCAGGCCCCGACGTGGGCCACCGCAAGTCCGCTGCAAAACCAGCACGCCTCGGCTGTGAACAATCTGCTGTACGGTCCCGCCGGTCATCAGGGCGACGATCAGGACTACTACAAAAATGCACCCTATGCACCACCGCAGCGGCAAGCAAAGCAATctcctcagcagcagcaacactctATTCAGTACCGACAGACGCCCCGCAACAACTACTTGCCTCCTCCATCGTTCGTACCGCCCGGCGCTAACTATTCACCCGGACCGACGCCACCTCCGCAAGCACAGCAATCCCCGCCGGCGCCGGGTCGAACGTACGGTGAAGGTTCGTACGCGGACGGCAGCCCAACGAACGGGGGCACCCcagctcagcagcagcagcagcaacccgcACAGCAACCACCACCGGCACAGCAGCCCGCCTACTACGAGTACTCGTCGGGGAGCTACGCCACGCAACCGGGGCGCCCGTTTGCGGAGCAGCACGCCAACCCGGAGACCGGGACGAACTATCGCAGCAGTACGCCGCAGCAGGCGGCGGCACCGGCCCCGCCGGCGGTACCGCGAACGCCCGCGAACGTTCAGGGCGGCGCCGGCAGCTACGTCCAGCGGCCGGCCGTGTTTGCGAGCGTGGGACCGGCCGGGACGCGCACCTCCATCCATCCGGTGCTGGACtacgacgaggaggacgatgaCGATTACTACGACGAAGCGGTGGAGGTGACTCCGATTGTTGGGATCTCAG ATAATCGTAAAAACTCTCGCATGCCAACAGTCACACCGATCCAGGGGCCCATATTTATAAAGAATGGGACCGTTCCTGTCGTGCCATTATTCGCCTATCCTCAAGTCAGCAACGGAACGTTCATCCAAATACCG ATCTGGTGGACAGCTTTATCCGTCGCGCTCGGGCTCAGCATTCACGGAGATGTCATCAGAGGTGTTCCCTGCATAAAGAAGTACCATCAACTGTTCTGCCCGACGGCGGGCAATACCTATCCTAG CGACAAGATTGAGATGTTCATCGACGAGAACAAAGCACTAATGAAGCGAATGTACGGTGACTTCGAGATGGCATCACGGTTACCATCGGCCGGGCCGGGGCGGAAGCGAAAGCGGAGCACGCCCGGCGACCCGTACGACGATGGCGACGACTTTACGCTGCTGCCCGAGCTGATGGACCTGTACGGGGAGCCGGGCGGCGAGGTACGGATCGGGGGCGACTCGTACTTCAGCAAGCTGCGCAAGAAGCGCCAGAACACCAGCTCCAGGGGCAGCAATAACGGAGGGCGTGGGGGAAGCTCCAGCAGCGGAGGATCGGGCACGAACGCACGCCAGACGGCCACACCGGCGAATGGAAATGGGGGTGGCACGGGCGAATCCAACACGGGCAG GGTTGATGCGTGCGAATCGAAGATCGAGATAGTGACGCCATACTGGGCGACGAATTCGGCCGGCAAGGTGCGCGCCATCGTCAACACGCAGCACTTTGAGCAGGCGATCCACCAGGAAGTGTGTTC TAAAACCCAAACGAACCGTTGCTCCGGCGACTGTGGCTGTGAGCAGAAGTACAAATGGCACCGACTGCTAGCGTACGATCCGGACAACGACTGTAAGGGCATCTTTATGGACTGGTTCCTGTTTCCGTCCTGCTGCGTCTGCCGGTGCAATCCTTAG